The proteins below are encoded in one region of Coffea arabica cultivar ET-39 chromosome 4c, Coffea Arabica ET-39 HiFi, whole genome shotgun sequence:
- the LOC113742204 gene encoding uncharacterized protein translates to MVSGARIDGGGTTQIVSAGLMKTIQSIKEIVGNHTDGDIYAALKETNMDPNDAAQKLLNQDPFHEVKRKKDKKKENPGYRSSAAAEPKRYLEHGGQAVKLNTYSDRNMRRLTHVRNTSSGFSREFRVVRDNRVNQNSYQDSKPVQSSTSISDPTVNNASVKSTSAGVSMNQKPHFGRQAFQVSNGPTDLQSGQSKDGIMSLPVKKGLFGERQQTVPNTALQVLSVKPNDSEIPSTASLNNSVVGVYSSSSDPVHVPSPDSRAASKIGAIKREVGAVGAHRQNSDPSARFSSSQTSSFSTLHLGREGPSSRESPRSFGNVSKGDQSSQNVLPESAAMTRSFPNSQYTGRGHQLMGHQKAPQPNKEWKPKSSRKPTVNDPGFIGMPTSAAASPVDSSKDVGSEAAQLEDKLSHVNMSDNQNVIIAAHIRVSETDRCRLTFGSLGADFETTKSGFQAVPSAEETNMEPSGCLPASSAPESSTNDSASSRPQDLIDDHVRNSGSGSPASVSVPDHQLLDKKEVSNAQNLENYPDVGLVQDSSASYVPPDSQQQQDTSELPNFSAYDAQTGYDISYFGPTVDEHVQGQGLPSPQEVLNSHAANSIPSSSMAMVQQQQPMAQMYPQLHVSHFANLLPYRQFLSPVYVPPMAVPGYSSNPAYPHPSNGSSYVLMPGTSSHLTANGLKYGIQQFKPVPAGSPTGFGNFTSPTGYAVNAPGVVGSATGLEDSSRLKYKDGNLYAPNPQVETSEIWMNPRDLQSASYYNMPGQTPHAAAYLPSHTSHASYNAAAAVAQSSHMQFPGLYHPPPQPAAIANPHHLGPAMGGNVGVAAAAPGGQVGAYQHSQLSHLNWTGNF, encoded by the exons ATGGTCTCCGGTGCGAGAATCGATGGAGGAGGGACGACGCAAATTGTATCGGCAGGGCTGATGAAAACCATTCAATCAATCAAAGAAATAGTGGGCAATCACACTGACGGTGACATATATGCTGCCCTTAAAGAGACCAATATGGATCCTAACGACGCTGCTCAAAAATTGCTTAATCAAG ACCCATTTCATGAAGTGAAGAGAAAAAAGGACAAGAAGAAAGAG AATCCAGGATACAGGAGTTCTGCAGCTGCAGAACCAAAAAGATATCTTGAGCATGGAGGTCAAGCAGTGAAATTGAATACTTATTCTGACCGCAATATGAGAAGACTTACCCATGTTCGCAATACTTCATCCG GATTCAGTCGTGAGTTTCGTGTTGTACGTGACAACAGAGTTAATCAGAATTCTTACCAAGATTCAAAGCCTGTGCAAAGTTCAACTTCTATCAGTGATCCAACGGTTAATAATGCTTCTGTAAAGAG TACCTCTGCAGGAGTTTCTATGAATCAAAAGCCACATTTTGGACGCCAAGCATTTCAAGTTTCGAATGGCCCTACTGATTTACAATCTGGACAATCCAAGGATGGTATTATGAGTCTCCCTGTGAAGAAAGGTTTGTTTGGGGAGAGGCAGCAAACAGTTCCTAATACTGCTCTACAGGTGCTGTCTGTGAAGCCAAATGATTCCGAGATACCTTCTACAGCATCACTGAATAATTCTGTAGTTGGggtttattcttcttcttcggACCCTGTTCATGTGCCATCTCCTGATTCCAGAGCAGCTTCTAAGATTGGGGCTATAAAACGTGAAGTTGGTGCTGTGGGTGCTCACCGTCAGAATTCTGATCCTTCTGCTAGATTTTCATCTTCCCAGACCAGCTCCTTTTCAACTTTGCATCTGGGACGGGAAGGCCCCTCCTCAAGAGAATCACCACGTTCTTTTGGTAATGTATCTAAAGGTGACCAATCTAGTCAAAATGTACTACCTGAATCTGCAGCTATGACTAGGTCATTCCCAAACAGTCAATATACTGGCAGGGGCCATCAACTTATGGGTCATCAAAAAG CCCCTCAGCCTAATAAGGAGTGGAAACCAAAATCAAGCCGGAAACCAACTGTTAATGATCCTGGATTTATTGGAATGCCTACTAGTGCTGCTGCTTCTCCAGTTGACAGCTCCAAAGATGTGGGAAGTGAAGCAGCTCAGTTGGAAGATAAACTGTCACATGTAAACATGTCTGACAACCAGAATGTCATCATAGCTGCTCATATTCGTGTATCTGAGACTGACCGCTGTCGGCTTACCTTTGGCAGCTTGGGGGCTGATTTTGAGACCACAAAGTCTGGCTTTCAAGCAGTTCCAAGTGCAGAAGAAACTAACATGGAGCCTTCTGGATG TTTACCAGCCTCTTCTGCTCCAGAATCATCTACCAATGACTCTGCAAGTAGCAGGCCCCAAGATTTGATAGATGACCATGTTCGAAATTCAGGATCTGGTTCACCAGCATCAGTTTCAGTGCCTGACCATCAACTCCTTGATAAGAAAGAGGTTTCAAATGCACAGAACTTGGAAAATTATCCAGATGTTGGATTGGTCCAAGACAGCAGTGCATCTTATGTTCCACCAGACTCACAACAGCAGCAAGATACTTCTGAATTGCCAAATTTCTCG GCATATGATGCCCAAACTGGTTATGACATTTCGTACTTTGGACCAACAGTTGATGAACATGTCCAGGGACAGGGGTTACCGTCACCGCAGGAG GTCCTTAACTCGCATGCCGCAAATAGCATCCCTTCTTCATCAATGGCTATGGTTCAGCAGCAGCAACCGATGGCTCAGATGTATCCCCAACTTCATGTTTCCCATTTTGCTAATCTTTTGCCCTATCGTCAGTTTCTCTCTCCTGTCTATGTTCCACCAATGGCTGTGCCTGGTTACTCCAGCAACCCTGCCTATCCTCACCCCTCAAATGGCAGCAGTTACGTGTTGATGCCTGGTACTAGCTCCCATTTAACTGCTAATGGGCTTAAGTATGGAATCCAACAATTCAAACCAGTTCCGGCAGGCAGTCCTACAGGGTTTGGGAATTTTACTAGTCCAACTGGTTATGCTGTCAATGCTCCTGGTGTTGTTGGAAGCGCGACAGGCCTTGAAGATTCATCTCGGCTGAAATACAAAGATGGCAACTTGTATGCTCCTAATCCACAG GTGGAGACATCTGAAATTTGGATGAATCCAAGGGACCTGCAATCAGCTTCATACTACAACATGCCTGGACAAACCCCGCATGCTGCTGCTTATTTGCCATCCCATACTAGTCATGCTTCATACAATGCGGCTGCTGCGGTTGCACAATCTTCTCATATGCAGTTCCCAGGCTTGTATCATCCTCCTCCGCAGCCTGCTGCTATTGCCAATCCCCATCATTTAGGCCCTGCCATGGGTGGCAATGTTGGGGTTGCTGCCGCGGCACCTGGAGGTCAAGTCGGTGCCTATCAGCATTCTCAGTTGAGTCACCTGAATTGGAcaggaaacttttga
- the LOC113741828 gene encoding protein Brevis radix-like 2, which yields MLTCIACSKQHLNAASLPQPQHDDDDAAAISTPSTRQAIKALTSQIKDIAIKASGAYKNCKPCSGSSNHHNNRGDGCADSEPGSVSGRYQFSYARAAAAAGSSNSTPRRPWGREMESRLKVPSSGETTPASVSGRTESVVFMEEDEPKEWVAQVEPGVLITFVSLPQGGNDLKRIRFSREMFNKWQAQRWWAENYDKVMELYNVQKFNQQAVPLPTPPRSEDEISKMESAEDSPATPPLNKERLPRNFHRALGMGHYSSDSLENHPMHPRTYYESAGLTSTPKLSSVSAARTETSSIDASARSSLSREADCSGELSVSNASDMESEWVEQDEPGVYITIRALPGGNRELRRVRFSRERFGEMQARLWWEANRARIQEQYL from the exons ATGTTGACTTGCATAGCTTGCTCTAAGCAACACCTCAATGCCGCATCTCTTCCCCAACCCCAGCATGATGACGACGACGCCGCCGCTATTTCCACTCCCTCCACTAGACAAGCCATCAAAGCCCTCACTTCTCAA ATCAAGGACATTGCAATAAAGGCTTCGGGTGCGTACAAGAACTGCAAGCCCTGTTCTGGCTCTTCCAACCACCACAATAACCGCGGGGATGGCTGCGCCGATTCCGAACCCGGCTCTGTCTCCGGCCGCTATCAGTTCTCCTACGCTagagctgctgctgctgctggtaGCTCCAATTCTACGCCTAGGCGGCCCTGGGGGAGGGAAATGGAATCCAGATTGAAAGTGCCTTCCAGCGGCGAAACCACGCCCGCCTCCGTCAGCGGCCGGACTGAGTCGGTCGTGTTTATGGAAGAAGACGAGCCCAAGGAATGGGTCGCTCAGGTCGAGCCTGGCGTCCTTATCACATTTGTTTCGCTTCCTCAAGGAGGGAATGATCTCAAACGAATTCGCTTCAG TCGTGAGATGTTTAACAAATGGCAAGCTCAACGATGGTGGGCGGAGAACTATGACAAGGTAATGGAGCTATACAATGTCCAGAAGTTCAATCAGCAAGCAGTACCGCTGCCAACTCCACCAAGATCTGAAGATGAG ATCTCAAAAATGGAATCTGCTGAAGACAGCCCTGCAACACCACCACTAAACAAAGAACGGTTACCCAGAAATTTCCACCGTGCACTTGGGATGGGCCATTATTCGTCAGATTCACTTGAAAACCACCCTATGCATCCTCGTACTTACTACGAGTCAGCGGGGCTTACTTCAACCCCAAAACTTTCAAGCGTCAGTGCTGCAAGAACTGAGACATCATCCATCGATGCTTCTGCACGGAGTAGTTTATCTAGAGAAGCTGACTGCTCGGGAGAGCTGTCAGTTAGCAATGCCAGTGATATGGAATCCGAGTGGGTTGAGCAAGATGAGCCTGGAGTTTACATAACAATCAGGGCCTTGCCAGGTGGAAACAGAGAACTTAGACGGGTCCGATTTAG CCGAGAAAGATTTGGAGAAATGCAGGCAAGATTGTGGTGGGAAGCAAATAGAGCCAGGATTCAAGAACAATACTTGTAA
- the LOC113743064 gene encoding protein BIG GRAIN 1-like B, giving the protein MDNHHKYCYRKERENSSPSFSSTLLDAIYRSIDETEHPQEGQDDELVLYKETMRKKHSSNLSNFRADHAGFKDEIDMANFQRACLIEKWMEKKVVVRRKSAADFERKSRNEDAAAFFNSSSSSSDSSSGGGFSSSDAESVYGAPARSSSCYGYGLHKPKPIRTSVSAHQPEKLNKRNKDFNCNMYEDGGHNHQPKPKQEGGAFVKTKSRALKIYGDLKKVKQPISPGGRLASFLNSIFTAGNAKKAKISSSNNIGIGVYDDATSERKVKSANASTCSSASSFSRSCLSKTPSCRGKSSNGMKRSVRFCPVSVIVDEDCQPCGQKSLYDDKPSMDLEAVKNSIRSSIAEELKFHVMEKNRKVEEAARDLLRNFQKKVEREQFDRRNAGIESQAFDHHVVDDEDEEEDDDLDDDAASYASSDLFELDNLSAIGMERYREELPVYETTNLGTNRAIASGLIL; this is encoded by the coding sequence ATGGATAATCATCACAAGTATTGTTAccgaaaagagagagaaaactcCAGCCCTTCATTCTCTTCCACCCTTCTTGACGCAATTTACCGCTCAATTGACGAAACTGAGCACCCTCAGGAAGGGCAAGACGACGAGTTGGTCCTGTATAAGGAAACCATGAGGAAGAAGCATAGCAGCAACCTGAGCAACTTCAGAGCTGATCATGCTGGCTTTAAAGATGAGATAGACATGGCTAATTTTCAAAGGGCTTGCTTGATTGAGAAATGGATGGAGAAAAAGGTTGTTGTGCGAAGGAAATCTGCAGCCGATTTTGAAAGGAAGTCGAGAAATGAGGATGCTGCTGCTTTTTTCAACTCCAGCTCCAGCTCCTCGGATTCCAGTTCTGGTGGAGGCTTTTCATCTTCAGACGCTGAATCTGTCTACGGGGCTCCAGCAAGATCATCATCTTGCTACGGATATGGCTTGCACAAGCCTAAGCCAATAAGGACAAGCGTTTCAGCTCATCAGCCTGAAAAACTCAACAAGCGTAACAAAGATTTCAACTGCAACATGTATGAAGATGGAGGTCATAATCACCAGCCCAAACCTAAGCAAGAAGGTGGGGCCTTTGTTAAAACAAAATCCAGGGCTTTAAAGATCtatggtgatttgaaaaaagtGAAGCAGCCAATCTCCCCTGGTGGTCGACTGGCCAGTTTCTTGAACTCTATTTTCACTGCGGGTAATGCTAAGAAAGCCAAGATTTCGTCCTCCAATAATATTGGAATTGGAGTATATGATGACGCAACTTCCGAAAGAAAGGTGAAGTCTGCCAATGCATCGACATGTTCGTCAGCTTCTTCATTTTCAAGGTCATGCTTAAGCAAGACTCCATCTTGTAGAGGAAAATCCAGCAATGGTATGAAAAGATCTGTCAGGTTCTGTCCGGTTAGCGTCATCGTGGACGAGGATTGTCAACCATGTGGGCAGAAATCTTTGTACGACGATAAGCCGAGCATGGATTTGGAAGCAGTTAAGAATAGTATTAGGAGTTCGATAGCAGAGGAGCTGAAGTTTCACGTTATGGAAAAGAATCGTAAAGTGGAGGAAGCTGCTAGAGATTTATTAAGGAATTTCCAGAAGAAGGTCGAGCGTGAGCAGTTTGACAGGAGAAATGCAGGGATTGAATCCCAAGCGTTTGATCATCATGTCGTCGATGATGAAgacgaagaagaagatgatgatcttgatgaTGATGCTGCAAGTTATGCAAGTTCTGATCTTTTTGAGCTTGACAACCTTTCTGCTATTGGGATGGAGAGGTATCGCGAAGAATTGCCTGTCTACGAAACTACTAATCTGGGTACCAACCGAGCCATTGCCAGTGGCTTGATTTTGTAA
- the LOC113741775 gene encoding phospholipid:diacylglycerol acyltransferase 1, giving the protein MSFLRRRKPPENQKPTPPQPEPELEEDDNKKKELTPNKKIPKKAEERVKWSCLDNCCWFVGCVCTVWWGLLFLYNAMPASIPQFVSEAITGPWPDPPGVKLHKEGLKAKHPVVFVPGIVTGGLELWEGHQCAEGLFRKRLWGGTFGEVYKRPLCWVEHMSLNNETGLDPPSIRVRPVPGLVAADYFVPGYFVWAVLIANLARIGYEEKTMHMAAYDWRISFQNTEVRDQTLSRIKSNIELMVATNGGKKAVVVPHSMGALYFLHFMKWVEAPAPMGGGGGPDWCAKHIKAVMNIGGPFLGVPKSVSGLFSAEARDIAVARAIAPGALDKDLFHIQTLQYIMKMTRTWDSTMSMIPKGGDTIWGGLDWSPEEGYLPSKRKKHRSNAADCSADNENVSTESKARNIVNYGRIISFGKDVAEAHSSEIKKIDFRDAVKGSNTANNTCRDVWTEYHDMGLVGIKAVAEYKVYTAGELVDLLNFVAPKMMARGNAHFSYGIADDLDDPKYAHYKYWSNPLETKLPNAPEMEIYSMYGVGIPTERAYVYRQSPSSECYIPFQIDTSADEDDKDKRLKDGVFTVDGDETVPALSAGYMCAKGWRGKTRFNPSGIKTYVREYDHAPPSNLLLEGRGTESGAHVDIMGNFALIEDIIRVAAGATGEELGGDQVYSDIFKWSEKIKLPL; this is encoded by the exons ATGTCGTTTCTTAGGAGGAGAAAACCACCAGAAAACCAAAAGCCTACCCCTCCTCAGCCAGAACCAGAACTGGAAGAGGACGACAACAAGAAAAAGGAGCTAACACCAAACaagaaaatccccaaaaaagCTGAGGAAAGGGTGAAATGGTCGTGCTTGGACAACTGCTGTTGGTTTGTTGGCTGCGTCTGCACGGTCTGGTGGGGCTTGTTGTTCTTATACAATGCGATGCCGGCGTCCATCCCGCAGTTCGTGTCGGAGGCAATCACAGGGCCGTGGCCGGACCCACCTGGGGTTAAATTGCACAAGGAAGGATTAAAGGCCAAGCATCCGGTGGTTTTTGTCCCCGGAATCGTCACCGGCGGACTCGAGCTTTGGGAGGGCCATCAGTGTGCTGAAGGGTTGTTTCGAAAGAGGCTATGGGGAGGCACTTTTGGAGAAGTCTACAAAAG ACCTTTATGCTGGGTTGAGCACATGTCTCTGAACAATGAAACTGGTTTGGATCCTCCTAGTATAAGGGTCAGGCCTGTCCCTGGACTTGTTGCTGCAGATTACTTTGTTCCTGGATACTTTGTCTGGGCTGTTCTAATTGCTAATTTGGCTCGAATTGGATATGAGGAGAAAACCATGCATATGGCTGCGTATGATTGGAGAATCTCATTTCAGAACACCGAG GTGCGTGACCAGACACTGAGTCGGATTAAAAGCAATATAGAACTAATGGTTGCTACAAATGGTGGCAAAAAGGCAGTTGTAGTTCCACATTCCATGGGCGCCCTATACTTTCTGCATTTTATGAAATGGGTAGAAGCACCAGCTCCAATGGGTGGTGGTGGAGGACCAGATTGGTGTGCCAAGCATATAAAGGCTGTCATGAACATTGGAGGACCATTTTTAGGTGTTCCTAAATCTGTCTCTGGGCTTTTCTCTGCTGAGGCCAGGGATATTGCTGTTGCCAG GGCCATTGCACCAGGTGCTCTTGACAAGGATTTATTTCACATTCAGACCTTACAATACATAATGAAGATGACACGAACATGGGATTCGACAATGTCAATGATTCCAAAAGGTGGTGACACCATTTGGGGTGGTCTTGATTGGTCACCTGAAGAAGGCTACCTTCCCAGTAAGAGGAAAAAGCACAGATCGAACGCTGCTGACTGCTCAGCTGACAATGAGAATGTCAGCACAGAATCTAAGGCAAGAAATATCGTCAATTACGGAAGGATAATATCATTCGGAAAAGATGTGGCAGAAGCACATTCTTCTGAGATCAAGAAGATTGACTTTAGG GATGCCGTTAAAGGTAGCAATACTGCAAATAATACTTGTCGTGATGTCTGGACAGAGTATCATGACATGGGTTTGGTTGGCATCAAAGCTGTTGCAGAATACAAGGTTTATACAGCTGGAGAACTTGTagatttgttgaattttgttgcCCCCAAAATGATGGCACGTGGCAATGCGCACTTCTCCTATGGAATAGCTGATGACCTGGACGACCCTAAGTATGCGCACTACAAATATTGGTCAAACCCATTGGAAACAAA GTTGCCAAACGCTCCCGAAATGGAGATCTACTCAATGTATGGAGTCGGTATCCCAACTGAGAGAGCATACGTTTATAGGCAGTCCCCTTCCTCAGAATGCTATATTCCCTTCCAGATTGATACGTCGGCAGATGAAGATGACAAAGATAAGCGTTTGAAAGATGGTGTTTTTACTGTCGATGGGGATGAGACAGTGCCTGCTTTAAGTGCAGGTTACATGTGTGCAAAAGGGTGGCGGGGGAAAACTAGATTCAATCCTTCAGGAATCAAAACTTATGTAAGGGAGTATGATCATGCTCCACCGTCTAATCTTCTTCTGGAGGGTCGTGGCACCGAGAGTGGTGCGCATGTTGACATAATGGGTAATTTTGCTCTTATCGAGGACATTATCAGGGTTGCTGCCGGGGCTACCGGCGAGGAGTTGGGAGGTGATCAGGTGTACTCAGACATCTTCAAGTGGTCTGAGAAAATTAAACTACCTCTATAA